One segment of Halobaculum sp. CBA1158 DNA contains the following:
- a CDS encoding DUF6610 family protein, with the protein MSLDISPSSSTEREIAAARQADSVAFLHRAPFSLDAHRLGYLPGFREDCGYQQTQFKHLDIPVGMLDNDFRNPDLDRYVAQFFEHEPKVGVIGDVYDPDDVDRYVAAAREIQASYPDADLVIVPKCRKVIDMIPDALVLGYSRGYADRLAHEFSEPTNWRGRRVHILGGSPPKQLDVIEQLTRPTLTDDPPADIVGLDWNGLHRGAQFGEFWTADGWDDSGRDTDHVTVRKTVRHSLARLKEFWQAQGVWPESTPQDDSFEIEYEGPSPGDLDGAACTECEANVWTTQRGPFVAEYDTGVLCGYCSYECYFSHRHRNNLEEIASEQSVYIPPA; encoded by the coding sequence ATGTCGCTCGATATCAGCCCCAGCAGCAGCACTGAACGCGAGATTGCCGCTGCCAGACAAGCCGACAGCGTGGCGTTCCTTCATCGAGCGCCGTTCTCTCTGGATGCCCACAGGCTCGGCTACCTACCCGGGTTCCGAGAGGACTGCGGATATCAGCAGACTCAGTTCAAGCATTTGGACATCCCCGTCGGGATGTTGGATAACGACTTTCGGAATCCCGATCTGGATCGATACGTCGCCCAGTTTTTCGAACACGAACCCAAGGTCGGCGTGATTGGGGACGTGTACGATCCCGACGACGTCGATAGATACGTGGCCGCCGCACGGGAGATACAGGCGAGCTATCCCGATGCAGACCTCGTCATCGTCCCCAAGTGCCGCAAGGTGATCGACATGATTCCCGACGCCCTCGTGCTCGGCTACTCACGAGGGTATGCCGACCGATTGGCCCACGAGTTCTCCGAGCCGACCAACTGGCGGGGCCGTCGTGTTCATATCCTCGGTGGAAGCCCGCCGAAACAGCTCGACGTCATCGAGCAACTGACCCGACCGACACTCACAGACGACCCACCGGCCGACATTGTCGGTCTCGATTGGAACGGCCTACATCGCGGGGCACAGTTCGGGGAATTCTGGACGGCGGATGGTTGGGACGACAGCGGTCGCGACACCGACCACGTCACGGTTCGCAAGACGGTCCGCCACAGTCTCGCCCGTCTCAAGGAATTCTGGCAGGCTCAAGGTGTTTGGCCCGAATCGACACCACAGGACGACTCCTTCGAGATCGAGTATGAGGGGCCATCGCCGGGGGATCTCGATGGTGCTGCGTGTACCGAATGCGAAGCGAACGTCTGGACGACTCAGCGCGGTCCATTCGTCGCCGAGTATGATACCGGCGTGCTCTGTGGCTACTGCAGCTACGAGTGCTACTTCTCACATCGCCATCGGAACAACCTGGAGGAGATCGCCAGCGAGCAGAGCGTGTACATTCCACCGGCGTGA
- a CDS encoding DUF6166 domain-containing protein, which yields MSRPSDTHSIEQTHPASDCGIAYVGYRQSGQAIVEKRPGQERLTPERSLALVNHSPSGFEWGYGGSGPAQLALALLLDYTGDEAFALDHYQAFKTEVVSQLDCAGSAGSWRLTEPEIDAVLHETTGEPAAPSI from the coding sequence ATGAGTAGACCTAGCGACACACACTCGATTGAACAGACACACCCAGCGAGCGACTGCGGCATCGCCTACGTCGGGTATCGGCAGAGCGGACAGGCTATCGTTGAGAAACGTCCCGGCCAAGAACGGCTCACACCAGAGCGGAGTCTCGCGCTGGTGAATCACAGTCCCTCGGGATTCGAATGGGGATATGGTGGTAGTGGTCCGGCGCAACTCGCGCTCGCACTCCTCCTCGACTACACGGGAGACGAGGCGTTCGCCCTCGACCACTACCAGGCGTTCAAAACCGAGGTCGTGAGCCAGCTGGACTGTGCTGGGTCTGCTGGAAGCTGGCGACTCACCGAGCCCGAGATCGACGCAGTCCTTCACGAAACAACAGGCGAGCCGGCCGCACCGTCCATCTAA
- a CDS encoding DUF6166 domain-containing protein, which yields MEMNSTTDPRAVVQDVSERWQASADCVEYVGMRVEGTPVVLNLTAHERLSPNRSLDLVRHSPAGFDWGYTGSGPAQLACALLLDYTDNETVAQQHYIQFRNDVVSQLVCDGPADCWHLTGEDIEAALAVFEEYRALTPDGGTPSSSLPANWSAVSRTDRTVFQRRDIDHYVVLAEGSEEWLIILCAQGDRAYPAPLDHRTLPVENDPALAVQELVAESNDLVEPEEEI from the coding sequence ATGGAGATGAATTCGACTACCGACCCACGAGCAGTCGTACAGGATGTGAGTGAGCGATGGCAGGCGAGTGCAGACTGCGTTGAGTACGTCGGAATGCGTGTCGAGGGAACGCCAGTGGTCCTGAACCTCACCGCACACGAACGCCTCTCCCCAAATCGAAGTCTCGATCTCGTGCGGCATAGCCCGGCGGGATTCGACTGGGGGTATACGGGAAGCGGACCGGCACAGCTCGCCTGTGCGCTCCTCCTCGATTACACCGACAACGAAACCGTCGCCCAGCAACACTACATCCAGTTCCGCAACGACGTGGTCAGTCAGCTGGTGTGTGATGGCCCGGCCGACTGCTGGCACCTCACCGGGGAGGATATCGAGGCGGCACTCGCCGTATTCGAAGAGTACCGAGCACTCACGCCAGATGGTGGGACGCCGTCATCGTCACTGCCGGCGAATTGGAGTGCGGTGAGTCGGACAGATCGGACAGTCTTCCAACGTCGGGATATCGACCACTACGTCGTCCTCGCCGAAGGGAGCGAAGAGTGGTTGATCATACTTTGCGCGCAGGGCGACCGGGCGTATCCCGCCCCGCTTGACCATCGAACACTTCCGGTCGAGAACGATCCTGCTTTAGCCGTTCAGGAACTCGTCGCTGAGAGTAACGACCTCGTCGAGCCAGAGGAGGAGATCTGA
- a CDS encoding Cdc6/Cdc18 family protein: MIRDARVLRAGFVPREVEHRDAEVNHLSSVLEPITNGEPADTAIVTGPSGAGKTCISKFVTERLREEVLDVETTYVNCWRNYTRFRTLYQILDDLGATIDIHRQSTPHDELVDRLQQHDGPRTVVILDEVDQLEDPSVIYDLHSLPQFAIICIANKEEELFSRVDDRLVSRLRSSEHVRMDKYHDEQLYDILSARAKWGLDEDVITDDQLYRIADAAAGDARLAIGILRTAAGKADRENHERITDDILLDAAEDARAQIKQKSLDSLTPHQRVVYDIVREHGPVGPSEIHERYTEKVDDPRTKRTVRTYLSKMVQYNLLDAEGTSRDREYSPVGSETASPMQ; this comes from the coding sequence ATGATTCGCGATGCTCGTGTCCTCCGGGCCGGATTCGTTCCTCGGGAAGTCGAGCATCGCGACGCCGAAGTCAACCACCTCTCCAGCGTCCTCGAACCCATCACGAACGGTGAACCCGCCGACACAGCCATCGTCACCGGACCCAGCGGCGCTGGCAAGACCTGTATCTCGAAGTTCGTCACGGAACGGCTCCGCGAAGAGGTCCTCGACGTCGAGACTACCTACGTCAACTGCTGGCGCAACTACACCCGGTTCCGCACGCTCTACCAGATCCTCGACGACCTCGGCGCGACCATCGACATCCACCGGCAGTCGACGCCGCATGACGAACTCGTCGACCGCCTCCAGCAGCATGACGGCCCGCGGACCGTCGTCATTCTCGACGAGGTCGACCAACTGGAGGACCCCAGCGTCATTTACGACCTCCACAGCCTCCCGCAGTTCGCGATCATCTGTATCGCGAACAAGGAAGAGGAGCTGTTCAGCCGCGTCGACGACCGCCTCGTGAGCCGGCTGCGCTCCAGCGAACACGTCCGGATGGACAAGTACCACGACGAGCAGCTGTACGACATCCTGAGTGCGCGGGCGAAGTGGGGACTCGATGAGGACGTCATCACCGACGACCAGCTCTACCGGATCGCCGACGCGGCCGCCGGCGACGCCCGCCTCGCAATCGGCATCCTTCGAACGGCCGCCGGCAAGGCCGATCGCGAGAACCACGAGCGCATCACCGACGACATTCTCCTGGACGCCGCCGAGGATGCTCGAGCCCAGATCAAGCAGAAGAGCCTCGACTCGCTCACGCCGCACCAGCGCGTCGTCTACGACATCGTTCGCGAGCACGGCCCGGTCGGGCCGAGCGAGATTCACGAGCGCTATACCGAGAAGGTCGACGATCCTCGGACGAAACGGACAGTGCGGACGTATCTCTCCAAGATGGTCCAGTACAACCTCCTTGATGCGGAAGGCACGAGCCGGGACCGGGAGTACTCACCCGTCGGTTCGGAAACTGCGTCGCCAATGCAGTAA
- a CDS encoding ArdC-like ssDNA-binding domain-containing protein: MMTASESGVSFEETDTRHDKMHSTIEDWIDDLVADVDEAKASQQFQEWLDVQSRFHDYSHRNTLLIKLQCPEATRVAGYNTWRSEFDRHVQEGEQAIWIWAPIITKQCPECENSPSYHEQSDCDYDETSPEEWSKGLVGFKPTAVFDVSQTEGEPLPELETEAAGDADDLVPALLHAATTLDIDVRVVDAAEWEHGDAKGVCKHRTLHECQPVVEAKARSNQADLAVTLIHEYAHALLHFDVDDEPERAKREVEAEAVAYIVGRYFNLDTSGSAFYLAAWQDDDAESIQERLGRISSTAQEVIGTVVDG, from the coding sequence ATGATGACAGCCAGTGAGTCGGGGGTCTCGTTCGAGGAGACCGACACCCGACACGACAAGATGCACAGTACGATCGAAGACTGGATCGACGATCTCGTCGCAGACGTCGACGAGGCAAAAGCCAGCCAACAGTTCCAGGAGTGGCTCGATGTCCAGTCCCGATTCCACGACTATTCTCATCGTAACACCCTCCTGATCAAACTCCAGTGTCCCGAGGCGACCCGCGTGGCGGGCTACAATACGTGGAGATCGGAGTTCGACCGGCACGTCCAAGAGGGCGAACAGGCGATCTGGATCTGGGCACCCATTATTACGAAGCAGTGCCCCGAGTGCGAGAACTCACCGAGCTACCACGAGCAAAGTGACTGTGACTATGACGAGACATCGCCCGAGGAGTGGTCGAAAGGACTGGTTGGATTCAAACCAACGGCAGTCTTCGATGTGTCTCAAACCGAGGGCGAACCGCTACCCGAGCTGGAAACCGAGGCAGCTGGTGACGCCGACGACCTGGTGCCAGCGCTCCTCCATGCGGCAACTACTCTCGATATCGACGTCCGTGTCGTCGACGCTGCCGAGTGGGAGCATGGCGACGCGAAAGGCGTCTGCAAACACCGGACTCTCCACGAATGCCAACCCGTCGTCGAAGCGAAAGCCCGCTCAAATCAGGCCGATCTCGCCGTGACGTTGATTCACGAGTACGCCCACGCACTGCTCCATTTCGATGTCGACGACGAACCCGAGCGTGCAAAACGCGAGGTCGAAGCCGAAGCCGTTGCGTACATCGTCGGGCGGTATTTCAACCTAGATACGAGCGGATCAGCGTTCTATCTTGCCGCGTGGCAGGACGACGATGCGGAGAGCATTCAGGAGCGACTCGGCCGGATCAGTTCGACCGCGCAGGAGGTCATCGGGACAGTTGTAGACGGCTGA
- a CDS encoding helix-turn-helix domain-containing protein, producing the protein MEYVDETAAKIMVAARPGDSIRRIAQKIDGSYSWVYDWIERLDDAGFIRREDGVYIENYAVRDRYYDLVAAISRAVPPSIGDGYVIPHFAGMPFAYTKIDSVYVWTHGGYQIARGHDDYPIFIQVADRDIERWTAFFDEFGIPSRIEERPDASDYDATVSYVLFPTSGEITREWVDGNPVIPLDEAIEHMLEYRVNYEPALEMIADEYDRDIDASHEDPRLNA; encoded by the coding sequence ATGGAGTACGTCGACGAGACCGCGGCGAAAATTATGGTCGCGGCCCGGCCGGGCGACTCGATCCGTCGGATCGCCCAGAAGATCGACGGCTCCTACTCGTGGGTCTACGACTGGATCGAGCGGTTGGATGACGCAGGCTTCATCCGACGTGAGGACGGCGTCTACATCGAGAATTACGCTGTCAGGGATCGCTACTACGATCTCGTCGCGGCCATCTCTCGCGCTGTTCCCCCTTCGATCGGCGATGGCTACGTCATTCCGCACTTCGCCGGGATGCCCTTTGCGTACACGAAAATCGACAGCGTCTACGTCTGGACCCACGGCGGCTATCAGATCGCCCGCGGCCACGACGACTACCCGATCTTCATCCAGGTCGCCGACCGGGATATCGAACGGTGGACGGCGTTCTTCGATGAGTTCGGGATTCCGAGCCGGATCGAAGAGCGGCCGGATGCGAGCGACTACGACGCGACCGTCTCGTACGTGTTGTTCCCGACGAGTGGGGAGATCACTCGCGAGTGGGTCGACGGCAATCCCGTCATTCCGTTGGATGAGGCAATCGAGCACATGTTGGAGTACCGGGTGAACTACGAACCGGCGTTGGAGATGATCGCCGACGAGTACGACCGCGATATCGACGCGTCCCACGAGGATCCGCGTCTCAATGCATGA
- a CDS encoding orc1/cdc6 family replication initiation protein encodes MGRFNRESFIIQDKDVLRDDYQPETLEERDEELDEYAAALRPVIQGWQPNNVFLYGVTGVGKTAATHDLLEELQESAGEYDDVDLNVIELNCTGCTTSYQVAVNLVNEIRSPSHPLTTVSSSREPMSETGYQQKRIFNELYNDLESIGGTILVVLDEIDNIGSDDDILYELPRARSQLDLDVKIGVVGISNDFKFRENLSPKVKDTLCEEEILFPPYDATELQNILKQRADIALYDDVLESDVIPLCAAFSAQDSGSARQALRLLRKAADIAENDAMAGGEAEITEDHVREAKHQIQRQQVVEGMHSLTRQGQYVLLTVCQLAAEGETPERTKLIYERYQAVLRNHGSEPLKRRRVHDHLSDLSLHGILRLVDSSSGRGNYNEYELDVSLSSALDALESELGELDDIRETAKRHRVLE; translated from the coding sequence ATGGGCCGATTCAATCGAGAATCGTTCATCATCCAGGATAAAGACGTCCTCCGGGATGATTACCAGCCAGAGACACTCGAGGAGCGGGACGAAGAACTCGACGAATATGCGGCCGCTCTCCGTCCTGTCATTCAGGGCTGGCAACCGAACAACGTCTTTCTGTATGGCGTTACCGGCGTCGGGAAGACAGCTGCTACGCACGATCTTCTTGAGGAGCTGCAAGAATCCGCCGGAGAGTACGACGACGTCGATCTCAACGTTATTGAACTCAACTGTACTGGCTGCACCACATCCTATCAGGTAGCGGTCAATCTCGTGAACGAGATTCGCTCTCCTTCTCACCCTCTCACCACAGTCTCGTCTTCGCGCGAACCGATGAGCGAAACCGGGTATCAACAAAAACGCATCTTCAACGAACTCTACAACGACCTTGAGTCGATCGGTGGGACTATTCTCGTGGTTCTGGACGAGATCGATAACATCGGCTCGGATGACGATATTCTGTACGAGCTTCCACGAGCACGCTCGCAATTGGATCTCGATGTGAAAATCGGTGTGGTCGGCATCTCGAACGACTTCAAGTTCCGAGAAAACCTCTCTCCGAAAGTCAAGGACACTCTTTGCGAAGAGGAAATCTTGTTCCCTCCGTACGACGCGACTGAACTGCAGAATATTCTCAAGCAGCGAGCCGATATCGCGCTCTACGACGATGTCCTCGAATCAGATGTAATCCCACTGTGCGCCGCATTCTCTGCACAGGACTCGGGATCTGCTCGGCAGGCGTTACGGTTACTCCGGAAAGCAGCTGATATCGCCGAGAACGACGCGATGGCGGGTGGAGAGGCGGAAATCACCGAAGACCACGTTCGGGAGGCCAAGCATCAGATCCAGCGACAACAGGTTGTCGAAGGGATGCATTCGTTGACCCGGCAGGGGCAGTATGTGCTCCTGACTGTCTGCCAGCTAGCGGCAGAAGGTGAAACGCCTGAACGAACGAAACTGATCTATGAGCGATATCAAGCAGTTCTTCGAAATCACGGTAGTGAACCACTGAAACGCAGGCGGGTACACGACCACTTGTCGGATTTGAGCCTCCACGGGATTTTACGGTTGGTCGACTCGTCGAGTGGACGCGGAAACTACAACGAATACGAGCTTGATGTCTCCCTGTCGTCGGCCCTCGACGCACTCGAAAGTGAACTCGGAGAGCTCGACGATATTCGTGAAACTGCCAAGCGGCATCGGGTTCTGGAGTAA
- a CDS encoding aconitate hydratase, translated as MNPFNAIREFEADGTTYKMADLTVLEEEGLCELDKLPVSIRVMLESVLRNADGEDITEDDIRDLAGWQPDVSDADIPFQPSRVILQDLTGVPAVVDLAALRSAVDRKDRDPTLVEPEVPIDLVIDHSVQVDYFGSEDAYEKNVELEYERNSERYRALKWAQNAFDDFSVVPPGTGIVHQVNLEYLGQVVHEREQNGENWLLPDTLVGTDSHTPMIGGIGVVGWGVGGIEAEAAMLGQPITMNLPEVVGVKLTGELPEGATATDLVLHVTELLRDVGVVDRFVEFYGPAVETLTVPDRATIANMAPEQGSTISMFPVDEATLDYLELTGRDEKHIELVRNYLDAQGLFGEQNPEYTETVELDLSTVTPSLAGPKKPQSRVEMGDMRGHFRELLHGEFEEALDEIDEEALARWLGEGGNTQAELTGEPTDAERTDGGVQQAGDTEKQNLGPLTKRATVNLDGNEIEIGHGSVVVSAITSCTNTSNPSVMLAAGLLAKNAVERGLDVPDYVKTSLAPGSRVVTQYLEASGLLPYLEDLGYNVVGYGCTTCIGNAGPLPEPIETAIDEHDLWTTSVLSGNRNFEARIHPKVRANYLASPPLVVAYGLAGRMDIDLEHDPLGYDEDGNPVYLSDLWPDSDEIHEAVHDFVDPSMFEEKYASVFEGDERWEALDAPTGEVYEWDEDSTYIREPPFFKDFPLEKPGVSNVEDARCLLTLGDTVTTDHISPAGPFGSDLPAGQWLMDHGVEPHEFNTYGARRGNHEVMMRGTFANVRIENQMLDDVEGGYTIHQPTDEQTTVFEASQRYHEEGTPLVVMAGEEFGTGSSRDWAAKGTDLLGVRATIAESYERIYRDNLVGMGVLPLQFQDGDSWEALGLDGSEVFTIYGLDDGLEPMAELTVTAERPDGSSVEFPVTAQVGTPAGVRYVEHGGILHYVLRQLLTDS; from the coding sequence ATGAACCCCTTCAATGCGATCCGCGAGTTCGAAGCCGATGGAACGACCTACAAGATGGCCGACCTCACCGTCCTCGAAGAGGAAGGCCTCTGTGAACTTGATAAACTCCCGGTTAGCATCCGTGTCATGCTCGAATCCGTCCTCCGAAACGCCGATGGGGAGGACATTACCGAGGACGACATCCGTGACCTCGCTGGCTGGCAACCGGACGTTTCCGACGCCGACATTCCGTTCCAGCCGTCCCGGGTCATCCTCCAGGACCTCACAGGCGTCCCTGCCGTCGTAGACCTCGCGGCGCTCCGGTCGGCCGTCGACCGCAAGGACCGCGACCCAACTCTCGTCGAACCCGAGGTGCCCATCGACCTCGTGATCGACCACAGCGTCCAAGTGGACTACTTCGGTAGCGAGGACGCCTACGAGAAGAACGTCGAACTGGAGTACGAGCGCAACAGCGAACGGTACCGGGCACTGAAGTGGGCGCAAAACGCCTTCGACGACTTCAGCGTCGTCCCACCTGGAACGGGAATTGTTCACCAGGTGAACCTAGAGTATCTCGGGCAGGTCGTCCACGAACGCGAGCAGAACGGCGAGAACTGGCTGCTTCCGGACACGCTCGTCGGCACGGACAGTCACACGCCGATGATCGGCGGCATCGGCGTCGTCGGCTGGGGCGTCGGTGGCATCGAGGCCGAAGCCGCGATGCTCGGCCAGCCCATCACGATGAACCTCCCCGAAGTCGTCGGCGTCAAACTTACGGGTGAACTCCCCGAGGGTGCGACAGCGACCGACCTCGTACTGCACGTCACCGAACTGCTCCGGGACGTCGGCGTCGTCGACCGATTCGTCGAGTTCTACGGCCCCGCCGTGGAGACGCTGACCGTCCCTGACCGGGCGACCATCGCCAATATGGCCCCCGAGCAGGGCTCGACCATCAGCATGTTCCCCGTCGACGAGGCCACCCTCGACTACCTCGAACTGACGGGCCGCGACGAGAAACACATCGAACTCGTCCGGAACTACCTGGACGCCCAGGGGTTGTTCGGCGAGCAGAATCCCGAATACACCGAGACAGTCGAACTGGACCTCTCGACAGTCACTCCAAGCCTCGCCGGCCCCAAGAAGCCCCAGTCCCGCGTCGAGATGGGTGACATGCGGGGCCACTTCCGGGAGTTACTCCACGGCGAGTTCGAAGAAGCCCTCGATGAAATCGATGAGGAGGCGCTGGCCCGGTGGCTCGGAGAGGGCGGCAACACCCAGGCCGAGTTGACCGGAGAACCAACCGACGCCGAACGAACTGACGGCGGCGTTCAACAAGCGGGCGACACTGAAAAACAGAATCTGGGACCCCTCACGAAGCGCGCTACAGTGAACCTCGACGGCAACGAAATCGAGATCGGGCACGGGAGCGTCGTCGTTAGCGCCATCACCAGCTGTACGAACACGTCAAATCCGTCCGTGATGCTGGCAGCCGGGCTCCTGGCGAAGAACGCCGTCGAGCGCGGCCTCGACGTCCCGGACTACGTCAAGACCAGCCTCGCACCCGGCAGCCGCGTCGTCACCCAGTACCTCGAAGCATCGGGACTCTTGCCGTACCTCGAAGACCTGGGTTACAACGTCGTGGGCTACGGCTGTACGACCTGCATCGGAAACGCAGGGCCACTCCCCGAACCGATTGAGACCGCGATCGACGAACACGACCTCTGGACGACGAGCGTACTCTCCGGGAATCGGAACTTCGAGGCACGCATCCATCCAAAAGTGCGCGCGAACTACCTCGCCAGCCCACCGCTGGTGGTGGCATACGGGCTGGCCGGTCGGATGGACATCGATCTGGAGCACGACCCGCTGGGGTACGACGAGGACGGCAACCCGGTCTATCTGTCGGACCTCTGGCCGGACAGCGACGAGATCCACGAAGCCGTCCACGACTTCGTCGACCCGTCGATGTTCGAGGAGAAGTACGCCTCCGTGTTCGAGGGCGACGAACGATGGGAGGCACTAGATGCGCCGACTGGCGAGGTCTATGAGTGGGACGAGGACTCAACGTACATCCGGGAACCGCCGTTCTTCAAAGACTTCCCGTTGGAGAAACCCGGCGTCTCCAACGTAGAGGATGCACGGTGTCTGTTGACACTGGGTGATACGGTGACGACCGACCACATCAGCCCCGCAGGACCGTTCGGCTCGGACCTCCCCGCCGGGCAGTGGCTGATGGACCACGGTGTCGAGCCTCACGAGTTCAACACGTACGGTGCCCGCCGGGGCAACCACGAGGTGATGATGCGGGGGACGTTCGCCAACGTCCGCATCGAGAACCAGATGCTCGACGACGTCGAAGGCGGCTACACGATTCACCAGCCGACGGACGAGCAGACGACCGTGTTCGAGGCCAGCCAGCGCTACCACGAGGAGGGGACGCCCCTCGTCGTGATGGCGGGCGAAGAGTTCGGAACCGGCTCGAGTCGTGACTGGGCGGCGAAGGGGACCGACCTCCTCGGTGTGCGTGCGACCATCGCTGAGAGCTACGAGCGCATCTATCGGGACAACCTTGTTGGGATGGGCGTGCTGCCGTTGCAGTTCCAAGACGGCGATTCGTGGGAGGCGCTCGGACTTGACGGGTCGGAAGTCTTCACCATCTACGGGTTAGACGACGGGCTAGAACCGATGGCCGAGTTGACCGTGACTGCGGAGCGGCCAGACGGGTCATCTGTTGAATTCCCGGTGACGGCCCAGGTCGGGACGCCCGCCGGTGTGCGATATGTTGAACACGGCGGTATCCTGCACTACGTGCTTCGGCAACTTCTGACCGACTCGTGA